A window of Carassius gibelio isolate Cgi1373 ecotype wild population from Czech Republic chromosome A3, carGib1.2-hapl.c, whole genome shotgun sequence genomic DNA:
TTGtctttatatgaattttaaagGTCATTAATGTTACAAACAAGACTATTCGCATCCATCAAAGGGTTAAGAATAACCCGAAGGGTAGGCGTGACGGAGATCTCGCATCTGATTGGATAAAAGAGTAGGGGTCAAATCTACGCAATCAGCGGGGTTAAACGGGTTAAAGAAGGTTATGAGGAAACACTCCAGTCATTGGCCAGTTTATGAGGCGTTGGTCCGATCCTGTTAAATGATTGGCTTTTGGACATTTGAAGAAATATGTTTTATGTCAATACCTTCAgctgatgaaaataaaaatagccTATCACCTGTGTTGGTCGCTATTGTAAACAAGCCTGTGTAGCTTTATATTGCACAGAAACCTAGTTTACCATTTGCACATTTAATGGATTtagtatattttttctttgaattaaaTTTGTTGACTTGAATCTAAATTTTCATCAGTCTTTATTATTAGATAATATAAGCTCTCcagtaattattatttactgtCTTTCAACTTGCATATACCATAAAAAAGCAGCACATTTCCAGCCGTCTAATACAGTTAAGGACTTTTAGTGGCCACAACATTTAGATATCAAAAGATTCACAACAGTATCAACACTGCACATGTTTTGGCTTATATTattatctcagaataaaccccATAGATGGCTTTTTAAAGAAGTTCTGACATACTTTTATAATTAGCTAATATTAAATAATCAGACAACAATGTAAATTAAgctttttaattattacaaatcaTTTTAGAAATACAATGTATGAAGCATATCACAACCTGTAAAGACTCATGAAAAGATTTGAAAAATCATCACATCACAGTTCAGATTGGATCATTGTCCAACAAACTGTCCAGGGAATGTTGACATGTAAACATCAGTAAGTCTTTGCACTTTCATTTTACTGTAATTCACAGAGCAGGTCCCtttcatataatatttaactaatatttgcattaaaaaatgaaaatctctaagcatttagattaattaattaagacATAAGCCATATtgctattaaatataaaacaactgGCTTAAATTTAAATTGAACTATTATTGCACCATTTACCTGATCATGAAGCAGCATGAATTTATGAAATGgcaagaaaaatctatttttttttatggcttaGAAGTTAAGTAAACTTGTGTGATTGTTTAATATTAAGCTTAAACATGTACAAATAAAAGGTTTTGAAGATCAGTTTGCACAATGATTTGAAATGGTGCAATGATGAGAAAAATCTGCAAAGTCATTTCATGAACCTTTCCATCACGGTCTTGTTATGGTATTTGGCTTTTGAAGCCGTAGTTCAGTTCGGCCCCTCCACTTAGAAACAAATCTATCCCAGTGCAGAAAGTGGCATCAGCTGCCAAGAAGAGGGCAGCTAATCCACTCTCAGTCTCCGTTCCCATTCGACCAATCAGCTGTTGAGTAGAAGTATGTTACTGTAACATATTCAGCAGAACACCATTCTTCAATTGCACATTTAGCCTCATGAACACTTACCTGAGCGTTTTCTCCTCCCTTAACAGTTGCAGCAGCATCTTCTGTGTTGCCTGCAAGCTCCTCCCACAGAGGCGTCATTATATTGCTTGGAGAGATGCTATAAAGAGTTTTAATGTTAGTAAACAGCATGTTCACAGACAGAAATtaaattggataaaaaaaaaaaaaaaagataagatatAAATAAAGTAGTAAGGGAGAGCTTTAGATGTCAGGGGGACTGGCACTCACCAGTTCACTCTCACTTGATAGCGACTCTCGTCCACAGCCATTGCTTTAGTCATGGCAGTGATGGCCCCCTTGTGGATATATGTGAGCATTACTGTTACTTCCAACTTGTGAAATGAACAAGTAAAGCACTCAGGACAAGCAGAGAAACTCACCTTGGTTGCCACATAGGGAGCCGCGTCTTTCTGACCTATTGAGGCGACAAGGCTGGACAAATTGATGATGTTTCCTTGGGTTTTACGCAGATACGGCAGTGCATACTGACCCGAGGTAATGAAAAgaggttaaaaaagaaagaaatctgtcATTCTGCACGAGTAAATagaccaaagttttttttttacatcacttCCTTACCTTTGAAGCAAGGAAGTAACTGATGAGGTTCAGATTAAGCAGGTCTCTAAACTCCTCTGCAGTGGTTTCATCTGTGGTCTTGTGAGGGGGGTCTGATGGAGGATTTCAATAAAAATCAccttctttattaatttattagacagtttatttagaaagaaaattgtttaaaaaattaaataaataaccaaataaataatatgaattttctCCAAACAGATCTAAAAGTCtgtggttaaaataaaataacacaaataaaaagttCAAAGTACAATAAAAGGAATAAAAACTTTTGACTTACGCCACCCAGCATTGTTCACCAAACAGTCTAATTGTCCAAATCTCTCAATTGTCACATTGATTAATCGCTTCAAGATAAGATAtgacaattaaaatgaatgaaacaatacatttagaattaTGACAAATTTGTTTTGAAAGTCcttatgtataataaaaataaaagaaacattgtaattctaattattatttcAAGCCTAGCCCACAAAACGGCACAAAAAacgtttttacattattatatttttaaataatacagatCTCAAGTTTTATATGGAGaccctttcaaaaataaaaaaacccttaAAAGTTCAATTGTTGATTACTTATTaagtattactattattgtatCCGTTTCCTCTGCATTATGTATTTGCTCTCATGTAAACACAAGTTTAAGAAGAAAAGGGAATGATAAAAGGGTTATTATGAACGCCTGAGGATACCTTGATGTCATCCTCTTTTGTCACGTCACATGACACAAACGAGCACGATCCCGGTCCTTCCTTATTCAGCACAGACTCAAGAGACTGACCAGCTGACAATTGTGCTGacgattacaaaaaaaaaaggaaacgttATTGCATTTACTGGTGAAAGAAACGTATAGTTAAAAGGCTATTGAAACCATATCACATACTCTCTTGTGCGCAGAACACAACTTTGGCTCCGTTTTGCACTGCAAAGCAAACACGAATTTCATTTTACTTGCTCACAATTTTCTTTCGATAACTTAATAGaaagataaatattaaaaaccCTTACCAAACACTTTAACGATGCCCCTTCCGATGCCTCTAGTGCCCCCAGTAACGATGACAACTTTGTTGACATAACGCTGAGCACAAGCCATGCTACTGCTGTACGTTATACGCTCAATTATGTGCAAGTTACTTATACAGCAAATGTCGATAATGTCAGATTTCTGCACGGGACTAACGAGTCTGCTCGAGTAAGCGGTTCCTAATGTATTGAAGTCATCTGATAGAGTAGTAAGTTACcgatgtcgtgtgtgtgtgtgtgtgtgtgtcaactagAGATGATCTCTTCCTGGACGAATCGTTATTTTGAAGCTATTCAGTCAACTTGAGGAACCAGTTCGCCAAGTCCGACTGAATCGTCTGTAATATGATCCAATTCCGGGTTTTCCCAATTCTTTGGTCCATATGACACTGAAGCTTCTAAGCAATCAGCGCAATTTCTCAGGAAGCTCTGTGCCGGAGCGCGTGTTGTTTTCAGAGAATCACGTGATCAGCGAAAAACGAAACCTCACTTTTGTCCAATCACGTGCGCGTGTCGCAATGTTCGAACCCACAGATCTTACTTTACGAGTAAGTTTTCATTCAAActtattcaattacattttttaaatacccaGTCATACAAATATCATgaagaataaaaattatttaagaaaaaaataaatatttggaaaTATGCCATTCAAATATGTGTGCATTATTCTTCAATTACATCATATTGATATtcatagtaccgccgctccctatgtGACACCAGCTCCCAGAGGGGCGCCATCccagttgttaaaaaaaacacaaaaaaaaccttccgttctatatttatattaacatagTAAACGTAAACTAACATGTAAACATGAAAATACCGTATATgccatatataataaaaaaaaaaaagcattttacgGTGAAGACTGCATGCGTGTAAATTACTGGGGTTGGAGTGTGTGAGGATCGCAAAGCTGGATAGCTGTATTTTGAAACACACTTCTTTAATTTCATAATtgatacaaaatgtattaattttgtattttatatactttGTCCCAACAGTTACTAAAAAAAGTGAATAAACCGTCGACTTAAGCATCAGACTCTCAGTCATCACAATGATTAATGGCTTCAGTGTAAGAAAATatgaaatactaataaataatacatttaaaactgtGACATATTTGTTTTGAAAGTCTCTATGTATCATACAATGAAAAGTATACATCataattcaaattataattttttaaaaataaattattattattattcacaaaataGCACAAAAATAGCTACATTGTATTTATAATGCtgatttcaattttaa
This region includes:
- the LOC127949039 gene encoding 17-beta-hydroxysteroid dehydrogenase 14-like, with the translated sequence MACAQRYVNKVVIVTGGTRGIGRGIVKVFVQNGAKVVFCAQETQLSAGQSLESVLNKEGPGSCSFVSCDVTKEDDIKRLINVTIERFGQLDCLVNNAGWHPPHKTTDETTAEEFRDLLNLNLISYFLASKYALPYLRKTQGNIINLSSLVASIGQKDAAPYVATKGAITAMTKAMAVDESRYQVRVNCISPSNIMTPLWEELAGNTEDAAATVKGGENAQLIGRMGTETESGLAALFLAADATFCTGIDLFLSGGAELNYGFKSQIP